Part of the Ignavibacterium album JCM 16511 genome, TCTTTCATTATCTGCGTGAACAATCCTGAATAATCATAATTAGCGTTGGTTACAAGATTACTGCCGTAAAAATTAAACAACGAATCTATTTGCAATTTGGAATAGTTTACAGTTCCAAACTTCAATGCTTCTGAAGTAAATGATGCTAGTCCGGCAAGCGAACCATCTTTAATTGCGCCAGCATCAAAAGCCATTGCGAATGAAATCAATGGAACATCTTTCTTTTCCATCAAATAGATAGTTAAACCGTTTTTCAACTCAACAACTTCGTAGTGAGGGAGTTTAAATTGTGCAAAGCTTAAAGAGCTTATAATTACTAATCCAAGAATGGCTATTGTTAGTGATTGCTTTATTGATTTTTTCATTGTTCTTCCTCCGTGTTCAGAATGCCAACGGTTCTGTTTTGTTTGGTAAAATATTTTGCAGCAACTTTTTGAATATCACTCACAGTAACCTTTTTGTAATCATCCGGCGCAGTAAATAATTTTTTATAATCTCCAAAGAATAATTCATAAGTTCCGATTGTGTTCGATATTCCGTTTATTGTTTCTGTTGTTCTGTAAAACTGCATCAACTTTTGATTTTTAACTTTTTGAAGTTCTGCTTCGCTGACTCCTTCGTTTATTACTTTATCAACTTCTTCAAGAATAGCTTTTTCTAACTGAGATTCTCTTACTCCGTCATTACATATTCCGTAGAAGTAAAAAAGTGTAGGATCAAATGCGTTTGGATAATAAGTGCCAACTTCAATAGCAAGTTGTTTCTGTTCAACAATTGATTGATACAATCTTGAAGATGCACCTTCAGATAAAATCGAATTAAGTAATTCAATTGCGTAATATTCTTCGCTTCCGGTTTGAGGTACATGATAAGCAATCATCAGATAAGGTGAAGGGACTTCTCGTTTTACAAAAAGTCTTCTTTCACCGGTTTGTTCCGGTTCAATAGTGTGAACTTCTCTTGGTTTAGGTCCAGCTGGAATCGGTTCGAAATATTTTTCGGCAAGTTTTTTTACTTCATTGAATTTAACATCACCGCTGATAACAGCAACACAATTATTCGGAGCATAATAAGTGTGAAAATAATTTTCGAGATCTTCTTTTGTCCAGTTTTTAATATCTGATTCCCAACCGATTACAGGCCACATATAAGGATGAGAAACAAATGCTGTTGCCTGAAGCTCTTGCCACAGTTGTTCCAGAGGATTATTCTCAAGTCCTGTGCTTCTTTCAGAAAGTATAACTCCTCTTTCGCTCTCAATCATTTTAGGATCGAAGTTAAGATTTGCAATTCTATCAGATTCAAGATCAAAAATAACTTCAAGCGATTGCTTTGGAAACCAATCAGTGTAAACGGTAATGTTTTCAGTTGTGTAAGCATTATTCGAACCGCCATTAGCCTCCATCACTCTGTCAAATTGTTTTGGTCCGTATTTCTTTGCGCCGTTGAACATCATATGTTCAAAGAAATGGGAAATTCCGGTAATACCGATGTATTCATTTCGTGAACCTACTTTGAAGAATAAATACATATTCGCATTCGGAATTGAGTTATCTTCGAGAACATAAAACTTCATTCCGTTTTTTAGTATGAATGATTTTACATCATCAGGTTGCACTTGTGCAAAAATCTGAAATGTAAAAAGAATAAGAACAAGAATTGGTTTCATAATGTTACCTGTACATTTTTAGTTGAGCTATTTTTATTTGACATTTCAATTTGTTAAACCCATTCTAAATAATTCTGATTATTTATTTGGTGATACTCTGAATCAGGATAAGCCGATTTCCAGGCAGCTGGAATTCTGACTTTAGTCGGATTCCACTTGAATTCAAATGCGAACAATTTACCCCCTCTCTCTTCAATTAAATCGATTTCCTGTTTATCATAAGTACGCCAAAAGTATTTATTATAAATCACTTCTTTATAATGATTATACTTTAATCTTTCACTCATCATATAATTTTCCCACAACATTCCCACATCATTCCGATTATTTAGTAAGTTAAAATTAGCCAAAATAGCATTCCTTATTCCATTGTCATAAAAATACCACTTAGAATTTTTCACAACTTCTTTTCTCAGATTTCTACTGAATCCAGTAAGTTTATAAATTATGAAGACCTTAGATAGTATATCCAGGTATCTTTCAATTGTATTTTTGGACATTGCTAATTGTTTACCAAGCTCTTGAATAGAAACTTCACTACCGATTTGAAGTGCAATTAACTTTAATAGAGAGAATAGTTTATCTGAATTCCTTAAACTTTCAAAAGCAAGTATATCTTTTAGCAAATAAGAATTTACAATTTCTCTTAAATATTCTGCTTTTTCCTGAATAGAAGTTATTGAAAAAGTTTCTGGCATATTACCAAAGAGTAATCTTAATGAAAGATTATCAAACTTTTCTTGTGGCTTTTCGAAATTTTTTAATTCTGATTCAGATATAGGAAAGAGGATGATTTCTTTTTTTCTTCCTGTTAAAGGTTCGCCTGTTTCATTCGAAATATCAAACGCTGAAGATCCTGATACTAATATCTTCAAATCAGAAAAATTATCTACTATAAGTTTTAATATTCTCCCTACATCAGGAATATTCTGAACTTCGTCTATTACTAATAATTTATTATCACCGATAATATTTTTATAATGTTGAATACTCTTTCTCTTAAATAACTCATGGACGGCAAAATCCTCACCATTAAACAGAAGATATTTTTCATTTAAGTTCTTTAAGTATTGCGAAATAAGAAATGTTTTCCCAACTCGTCTGGCTCCGGTTAAAACTATAACCTTACCAGATGTTATTTTCTTTTGTATTAGTTCTAAGGCAATTCTTGGTATAAACATAAAAATTCCGTCAGTTAACTGACGGAATTTGCACAAATTCCGTCAATTAAGCAACCGAATTTACAAATTTTTGGCGTATCGTTGAATGATTATCCTTGATTCTAAAGGAGTGCTGATTTTTTTAAGTCGGTGTTTTAATGCAAAGTAATAGATAGTTACCAGTGAAAAAGAGAAGATAGTTGAAAAGAATTCCTTCTGATAATCAAAGAATTTAAACCCCAATAGTAAGCCTGAAATCAGAATGAGTAATGGCAAACCATATATGAAAAAAGAAGTTTGAAGAATGTTTGATCCGAAAACTGAAACAAGAACAAAGTCGCCGGGTTTTAATCCGATAGAATCTCTTACAGTGATTGTTCTATCAGAATTTGAACTTGGTTTACAATAAACTTTTGCTGTGCATTCTTCACAATGTGCTGAAGTTGGAATTATAATTTCTGCAATTCCATCTTTTGATTCTTTAACGATGCCGGATTCTGTTAATTCTTCTTTATACATTTCAATATGATGTTATTCTGTAGGGGAAAGGCTTGCCTTTCCCGTTACTTCTAATTCAAGCGGACAGGGCAAGCCCTGTCCCTACAGTTAATTTGCTTTTACTTCAATTTTTTCTTCTTTCAATATTTCAGCAGCTTTTTCCGGATGAACAAATCTGATTGCTTTGGTTGAACATTTATCAAAAGGAATTTTTGATATATCAAGTTTTGAGTAATCAATCTCCGGCAGAAAATCTTTCATTACAATTGAGCCATCAGATTTGCGTGCACAAATTCCGCAACTAATACAAGCTACTTTACAAACTTCTTTTGAGCGTTTTGGATCATCATGATTTTTGCAGAACACAAACAGCTCTCTGTCTTCAGGATGAATTTCAATCACACCTCTTGGACAAGCTTCAACACACTGACCACAACCAGTGCAAAGTTCTTCTACTACTACAGGTAATCCATTTTCATTCATAAAAATTGCACCGAACTGACAAGCTTCAACACAATCGCCACCACCAAGGCAACCGTACAAACACAACTTTTCTCCACCAGCAACTACTGTTTTAACAGCACAGCTTTCAGGTCCAATGTATTCAACACCTTCTTTAAATTTTGCTTCTGCAAGTCCGCCGTTGCAAAGAATTCTTGCAACTAGTTTAACACTTTGTGAACTTTCCATTCCGAGTATGCGGGCAATTTCATCAACTACTTCCTGTCCACCAACAGGACAACCGTTAATTTTTGCCTCACCGTTTACAACTTTCACTGCGAAGTCATAACATCCTGCGTTGCCACAAGCTCCGCAATTTGCATTCGGAAGAACTTCATTTACTTCTGCAATTTTAGGATTTTCTTCCACGCGAAGTTTTTTATCTGCAAATGCCAGAGCACCTGCAAAGATAAATCCCAATCCGCCCATTGTGGCGATAGCTATTATTAGTGTTATGTCCATATTAATTTCCTTTTTATTCTAGCGTCAACCCGAACTGGCTTCGGGATCTTCTGTATTTCAGAGATGCTGAAACAAGCTTGTCTGCCGACAGGCAAATTCAGCATGACCCCAAAATTTATTCTATTAAAAACTTTTCAAAACCTGACGAATAAAAAATCTTTCCTTGTTCATCAATTATCATTGCTTCAGTATCATCAAGAGCCTCAACTAATTTCATTCCCTTTTCTTTTCCCATTACAAAAACTGCTGTTGCAAGAGCATCAGCCAAAGTATTTGATTGATTAATTATCGAAACACTTTGTAATCCTCTTGCCGGATATCCGCTTTCAGGATCAAGTATATGATGATAACGAATTCCATCAACTTCAAAGAACTGTTCATAATCTCCCGATGTTGCGACGCTGTTATTTTCAAGTTTAATTGCCGCAACAATATCTCTTTCATCACGAGGATGTTGAATTCCAACTTTCCAATCATTGCCAATTACTTTAATCTCTCCGCCCGCATTTACTAATGCTGATTGAACTCCGAGTGATTTAAGTAAACCAATTGCTTTATCAACTGCGTAACCTTTGGCAATCGCTCCAAAATTAAATCCAACATTTTTCTTTTTAATGATTGAATTGTTACCAATTAACTTTACATTGTTCCAGCCACAATTTATCAATGCCGAATCAATTGCTGTCTTTGCTGGCAGATGAGGATTATCAGTATAAAAACCCCAAGCTCGCGTTAAATTATCAAGACTTACATCAAAACAGCCGTCAGAAATTTTTGTAACAGAATCACAAAGAACGAGAAGATTATAAATTTCATTATCAATTTTTATTATCGTGTCAGATGAAATATTAATCTTCCAAACAGGACTTTCTTCGTTGTAAGTCGTGAATAAATCATCAATCCTTTTTACTTCAGCAAATGCTTTTGAAATAGCTTCTTCAGCTTTTTTCTCATCCTTGTCACGAACCTGAATTTCAACAACTGTTCCAAGCAATATCTGTGTTCGTTTAAATGTTTTTACTTCATCGCTGTTGTTTCTCGCAATGAAAAATCCAATAAGAAAAAGAACAATTGCTAAGACTGTGTAACCAGTAACTCTTTTCAAATTATACTGCTTCTATTTTTATTAAAACTTTGTTTGGCGCACAGGCAATTATATTTCCAACTTCATTGGCAAATGAGTGTTTACAAATTCCATGTCTGCAAGCAGATGTATGGACTTGTGCAATACCGTTTTCAATTTTCAATCCTGTTTTGCCTAGTGGACCATCAATCCAAATGTTTTTGTAATTCTTATCAAAGGAAATTCGATCAACCAAACCTTTTTGATTTTCAATTACGATTTCTTTTTTGTTTGACTTAAAGATTGATGAGATTAAATCTTCTTCTTTGTATTCTGCGGTAAATAAATAATCAGCTTTTCTGTTTCTTATATTTCTTCTGATTTCATTGAAAGAATAATTCAAGTCATCTATTGAATAAATCGGATTTGCAGAATCGCTTATGATTATATCCGAATCAACTTGTTTATTAAGTCGTTTTAACCTGTAAACAATTTTACCGTTATTCTTAAAAAGATCAGTTGAATGCTGATTGTGATATTTTACAATTACTTCGCTGATTTTACTATCAGCTATTACAACCGGTTCCGCATTACTCCTAATTTTATTTTTAAATGATGAAACAAGATTTTCAAATACAGTTTCATCTGCAGGAATAAATCCGTGAACAACAAAGTTCTCAGACTTTGAATTGCCGGTAAGTTTGCCTGTTGTGTATCCCGCAGCAATTGCTACGGAACCTAATCCTGCAAGTTTCAAAAAATTTCTTCTTGATATCATTTTTTCCTCAATGTAGAATTTACAATGCATAATTTAGAATGTATAATGTACAATGTATAATGTTAAATTACTTTGTTATGGCGTTACAATTCGACTTCGCTCAGTCTGACAAAAATTACTAACACCCAATTCACAACCCCTCATGTTTAAATCATTCCGGCAAAGCCCATAAATGCGAGCGCCAAAATTCCTGCAACAATTAATGTAATTGGTGCGCCGCGAAATGGTTTTGGAACATCTGCCAAATCAAGTTCTTCTCTTATTCCAGCCATAATCACTAAAGCAAGAGTAAATCCTGCTCCGGCACCCAAACCAAATATAACACCTTCGAGAAAATTATAACTGCGCATAGAAGCTAACAATGCTAAACCAAGTATCGCACAATTGGTTGTGATTAACGGAAGAAAAATTCCGAGTGCACGATAAAGTGGCTGACTGACTTTCTTGATTACCATTTCAACAAACTGTACGAGTGAAGCAATAACTAAAATAAAAGATGGAATTTGCAGAAAGTCCAGGTTGTACGGAATTAAAATTAAGTTGTAAAGCAACCAGCTTACTATTGCAGTTAATGTCATTACAAATGTAGTAGCCATTCCCATCGAAATGGCTGATGTTAATTTGTTTGATACTCCGACAAAAGGGCAAATTCCAAGAAAGTAAGAAAGAACAAAATTGTTTATCAGTGCTGCTGAAATAAAAATTATAAACAGTTCCATCTTTAAACTCCTGCCTCTTTCAAAACTTCATCTGTGATTTCTTCTCTGCCAACACGTTTGTATTGTGCGATAAGAGATTCTCTTTCAAGGTTCTTCTTTCTTTCGATATAAAGATTTGCAAACCCCATTAACAATCCGAGAGTCAGAAATGCGCCTGCAGGTAAAATCATTATCAACCATGGCTCAAAACCGTTTGGTAAAATCTGATAGCCAAGTATTGTTCGCGAACCAATTAATTCTCTGATACTTCCAAGCACAAAAAGTGAAATTAAAAATCCCGCACCGTTTCCGAGTGCATCAAGAACAGATCTCAATGGATTATTCTTTGATGCGAATGCTTCTGCTCTGCCAAGGA contains:
- a CDS encoding M16 family metallopeptidase, which codes for MKPILVLILFTFQIFAQVQPDDVKSFILKNGMKFYVLEDNSIPNANMYLFFKVGSRNEYIGITGISHFFEHMMFNGAKKYGPKQFDRVMEANGGSNNAYTTENITVYTDWFPKQSLEVIFDLESDRIANLNFDPKMIESERGVILSERSTGLENNPLEQLWQELQATAFVSHPYMWPVIGWESDIKNWTKEDLENYFHTYYAPNNCVAVISGDVKFNEVKKLAEKYFEPIPAGPKPREVHTIEPEQTGERRLFVKREVPSPYLMIAYHVPQTGSEEYYAIELLNSILSEGASSRLYQSIVEQKQLAIEVGTYYPNAFDPTLFYFYGICNDGVRESQLEKAILEEVDKVINEGVSEAELQKVKNQKLMQFYRTTETINGISNTIGTYELFFGDYKKLFTAPDDYKKVTVSDIQKVAAKYFTKQNRTVGILNTEEEQ
- a CDS encoding ATP-binding protein gives rise to the protein MFIPRIALELIQKKITSGKVIVLTGARRVGKTFLISQYLKNLNEKYLLFNGEDFAVHELFKRKSIQHYKNIIGDNKLLVIDEVQNIPDVGRILKLIVDNFSDLKILVSGSSAFDISNETGEPLTGRKKEIILFPISESELKNFEKPQEKFDNLSLRLLFGNMPETFSITSIQEKAEYLREIVNSYLLKDILAFESLRNSDKLFSLLKLIALQIGSEVSIQELGKQLAMSKNTIERYLDILSKVFIIYKLTGFSRNLRKEVVKNSKWYFYDNGIRNAILANFNLLNNRNDVGMLWENYMMSERLKYNHYKEVIYNKYFWRTYDKQEIDLIEERGGKLFAFEFKWNPTKVRIPAAWKSAYPDSEYHQINNQNYLEWV
- a CDS encoding SoxR reducing system RseC family protein; protein product: MYKEELTESGIVKESKDGIAEIIIPTSAHCEECTAKVYCKPSSNSDRTITVRDSIGLKPGDFVLVSVFGSNILQTSFFIYGLPLLILISGLLLGFKFFDYQKEFFSTIFSFSLVTIYYFALKHRLKKISTPLESRIIIQRYAKNL
- a CDS encoding RnfABCDGE type electron transport complex subunit B, encoding MDITLIIAIATMGGLGFIFAGALAFADKKLRVEENPKIAEVNEVLPNANCGACGNAGCYDFAVKVVNGEAKINGCPVGGQEVVDEIARILGMESSQSVKLVARILCNGGLAEAKFKEGVEYIGPESCAVKTVVAGGEKLCLYGCLGGGDCVEACQFGAIFMNENGLPVVVEELCTGCGQCVEACPRGVIEIHPEDRELFVFCKNHDDPKRSKEVCKVACISCGICARKSDGSIVMKDFLPEIDYSKLDISKIPFDKCSTKAIRFVHPEKAAEILKEEKIEVKAN
- a CDS encoding FAD:protein FMN transferase, with the protein product MKRVTGYTVLAIVLFLIGFFIARNNSDEVKTFKRTQILLGTVVEIQVRDKDEKKAEEAISKAFAEVKRIDDLFTTYNEESPVWKINISSDTIIKIDNEIYNLLVLCDSVTKISDGCFDVSLDNLTRAWGFYTDNPHLPAKTAIDSALINCGWNNVKLIGNNSIIKKKNVGFNFGAIAKGYAVDKAIGLLKSLGVQSALVNAGGEIKVIGNDWKVGIQHPRDERDIVAAIKLENNSVATSGDYEQFFEVDGIRYHHILDPESGYPARGLQSVSIINQSNTLADALATAVFVMGKEKGMKLVEALDDTEAMIIDEQGKIFYSSGFEKFLIE
- a CDS encoding NusG domain II-containing protein, with product MISRRNFLKLAGLGSVAIAAGYTTGKLTGNSKSENFVVHGFIPADETVFENLVSSFKNKIRSNAEPVVIADSKISEVIVKYHNQHSTDLFKNNGKIVYRLKRLNKQVDSDIIISDSANPIYSIDDLNYSFNEIRRNIRNRKADYLFTAEYKEEDLISSIFKSNKKEIVIENQKGLVDRISFDKNYKNIWIDGPLGKTGLKIENGIAQVHTSACRHGICKHSFANEVGNIIACAPNKVLIKIEAV
- the rsxA gene encoding electron transport complex subunit RsxA, which translates into the protein MELFIIFISAALINNFVLSYFLGICPFVGVSNKLTSAISMGMATTFVMTLTAIVSWLLYNLILIPYNLDFLQIPSFILVIASLVQFVEMVIKKVSQPLYRALGIFLPLITTNCAILGLALLASMRSYNFLEGVIFGLGAGAGFTLALVIMAGIREELDLADVPKPFRGAPITLIVAGILALAFMGFAGMI
- the rsxE gene encoding electron transport complex subunit RsxE — its product is MKKQVPLLKEFTKGLWEINPTFKQILGMCPTLAVTVSAINGIAMALATTFVLVFSSLLISLVRKWIPNQVRIASYIVIIATFVTIVDLVMKAQFVELSKALGPFIPLIVVNCIILGRAEAFASKNNPLRSVLDALGNGAGFLISLFVLGSIRELIGSRTILGYQILPNGFEPWLIMILPAGAFLTLGLLMGFANLYIERKKNLERESLIAQYKRVGREEITDEVLKEAGV